TGTGCTGGTGCTTACGGGACTTACCACCCGGGATAATCTGGAGCATTATCAGCAGCTGACCGGAGTCAAGCCTGATGAAATTTGTGCTGATTTAGCTGAACTTATGGTACTGCTCGGTGTATAATGACAAAGGTGACCTTTTGACCATCCAAGAAGGGAAGATGACAATATGCCGGAATTGCCGGAAATGGAGAACTACCGAAAGCTGCTTAGCCAACATCTAATCAACGTACCCATTACAGGGGTAACCGTAAATAGAGCCAAGACCATCAATATGGAGACTGAAGAATTCGTGAAGGGGCTGGTAGGTGCCCGAATTGTATTCGTGGAACGCCGTGCCAAGCATATCCTTTTCCACCTGCATGACGGCCGCAGACTACTGCTGCATCTGATGCTGGGCGGACTACTGTTCTATGGTACAGAGGAAGAACGTCCTGACCGTACTACACAGGTTGAGCTGGCGTTCGGTGAGCATATCCTCTACTTCATGGGGCTGCGGCTGGGATATCTCCATCTGCTGTCTGTCAAGGAAGGCGAAGCGGCAATGGGGAAGCTTGGACCCGAGCTGTTGGACCGCCGGATGACGGCCGAACGCTTCGCCGGACTGCTCAAGGGACGGCGCGGAGCGCTGAAGAGTCTGCTCGTTAACCAGCATGTAATGGCTGGAATCGGCAACTGCTATGCCGACGAGATTGCTTATGAAGCCCGTCTGCTTCCGTCTACGCTGGTTCAGAATCTGTCACCGGAAGCGGTGACCCGGCTGTACGACAGTGTGCGTAAGGTATTAACCGAAGCCACTGAAATCGGCGGGTATATGGAAATGCCGTTCATGACCGGCGACACCGTAACCGGTTCTTATAATGATGCTTGTAAAGTGTATGACCGTGAAGGCGAGCCTTGTCTGCGCGGCGGGGGAACCATAGTGAAGACAGAGCTGTCGGGACGCAAGGTATTCTATTGCCCGGACTGTCAGCATGACGCATAGCCCTTTCATAGGGGCGCATGTCAGCATACGCGGCGGGTATGGGCAGGCTGCCCGGTCCGCCAGGGAGAGCGGTGCTACATGTTTTCAGTATTTTCCGAAGAACCCGCGCAGTCTGAAGCTGAAGCCGGTAGATTACCGTGATGCAAGCAGCTGCGCTGCATACTGCCGGGAGCAGGGAATGGCTTCCATTGCCCATACCCCGTATCCGACGAATCTGGCTGCCGGCCCGGGCGACAGAGAGGTGATGATTGCCTCCCTGCGCAACGATCTGGAGATTGCTGAGGCGTGCGGATCGGCGGGCATTGTAGTGCATTTCGGACACTTTGCCGGGATGGAGCCACTGCAGGGTTATCACAATATAATACAATGTATGAACGAAGTGCTGGCAGACTGGACGGGACATACCAAGCTGCTGCTTGAGAATATGGCAGGGAATCATGGTCATCAGGGCATGGCTCCTGAAGAGCTGGTCAAGGTTCGTGAGTTGTGCCGCTACCCGGAGAAGATCGGCTTCTGCTTCGATACCTGCCACGCTTTCGCTGCGGGGATCTGGAATCCGGAGCAGACGGAGGAGCTTATCGTACGCGGTGAGCGGCTGGGGTACTGGGCGAATCTGACGGCGGTGCATTTGAATGACTCCCGGTTCCCCTACGGCTCCCGGCGGGACAGACATGCCGGAATCGGCAGCGGATATATCGGGGGAGCGGCGCTTAGCAGGCTTTTGAAGACGGAGGCCCTGGCTGATAAAGTGATCGTTATGGAAACAGAAAAGGGGCCCGATAGCACGCACCGAGCGGAAATTGCTGCTGTAAGGACCTGGTTTGAGGCGGGGGATGATGAAGAATGAAGGAAATGAATCAGCCGGAGCTGCTGGAGCTGCTGGCCACGAAGGGTGAGCCGCTTATTCTGTTTCTGCATACCCCGCTATGCGGAACCTGTAAGGCAGCCCGGCGGATGATTGAGGTGGCGGAGCATCTGCTTCCGCCTGGCCTTTTGATTGCGGAGGGGAATGTGAATAGGCTCCCTGAGCTGGTTAACACCTATCAAATCTCAAGTGTGCCCGCTCTGCTGGCCGTATCTGCTGGCCGCAGCGCTGAACCGGACATCATCTACTCTATACACTCGGTTGAACGGGTGCTGGCATACATAAGGAGAGTGACATTATAATGATATCATTACAACATCTGTCCCTGCGCAGGGAGGAGAGCCTGATTCTTGATGACGTATCGCTTACCATGAAGCAGGGGGAGAACTGGGTCATTCTCGGACGTAACGGCTCCGGCAAAACCACCCTGCTGGAAATGATGACCGGCTACCTGTTCCCCAGTAAGGGTTCTGTTGAAGTGCTGGGGTACAAGTACGGTCAGTGTGATCTGCGAGAGGTACGTAAGAGAATCGGCTATATCGGCCCGTCCCTGATGGAAAAGCTCTCGCTTACCGACCCTGTCTGGGAGGTTGTCGCTACGGGCGCTTATGCGTTTTTACGCTTCTATGAGGAGATTCCGCAAAGTGTGAAGGACCGGTCGCTTAAGCTGCTGGAGGAGATGAATCTCGGCGAACTTGCCTTTCATCCCTTCGGCTTGTTATCGCAGGGGGAGCGCAAGAAGGCTATGCTGGCCCGCTGCCTGATTGCAGAGCCTAAGCTGCTGATTATGGACGAGCCTTGCGCCGGTCTAGATCTATATGAACGGGAGAAAATGCTCGCCGAGATCGACAAGCTGCGGCAGCATAATGTTGGAGTGGTGTATGTCACCCATCATGTGGAGGAGATTGTTCCGCTCTTCACTCACGTGGCGCTGATCCGTGACGGGAAGCTGGCAGGTGCTGGTCCCAAGGAAGAGGTGCTGACGCAGGAG
The window above is part of the Paenibacillus sp. FSL H8-0048 genome. Proteins encoded here:
- a CDS encoding ABC transporter ATP-binding protein, which gives rise to MISLQHLSLRREESLILDDVSLTMKQGENWVILGRNGSGKTTLLEMMTGYLFPSKGSVEVLGYKYGQCDLREVRKRIGYIGPSLMEKLSLTDPVWEVVATGAYAFLRFYEEIPQSVKDRSLKLLEEMNLGELAFHPFGLLSQGERKKAMLARCLIAEPKLLIMDEPCAGLDLYEREKMLAEIDKLRQHNVGVVYVTHHVEEIVPLFTHVALIRDGKLAGAGPKEEVLTQEMLMAAYDLPVTVDWDNGRPWIKISSGGKAI
- a CDS encoding deoxyribonuclease IV codes for the protein MTHSPFIGAHVSIRGGYGQAARSARESGATCFQYFPKNPRSLKLKPVDYRDASSCAAYCREQGMASIAHTPYPTNLAAGPGDREVMIASLRNDLEIAEACGSAGIVVHFGHFAGMEPLQGYHNIIQCMNEVLADWTGHTKLLLENMAGNHGHQGMAPEELVKVRELCRYPEKIGFCFDTCHAFAAGIWNPEQTEELIVRGERLGYWANLTAVHLNDSRFPYGSRRDRHAGIGSGYIGGAALSRLLKTEALADKVIVMETEKGPDSTHRAEIAAVRTWFEAGDDEE
- a CDS encoding thioredoxin family protein is translated as MKEMNQPELLELLATKGEPLILFLHTPLCGTCKAARRMIEVAEHLLPPGLLIAEGNVNRLPELVNTYQISSVPALLAVSAGRSAEPDIIYSIHSVERVLAYIRRVTL
- a CDS encoding Fpg/Nei family DNA glycosylase; the encoded protein is MPELPEMENYRKLLSQHLINVPITGVTVNRAKTINMETEEFVKGLVGARIVFVERRAKHILFHLHDGRRLLLHLMLGGLLFYGTEEERPDRTTQVELAFGEHILYFMGLRLGYLHLLSVKEGEAAMGKLGPELLDRRMTAERFAGLLKGRRGALKSLLVNQHVMAGIGNCYADEIAYEARLLPSTLVQNLSPEAVTRLYDSVRKVLTEATEIGGYMEMPFMTGDTVTGSYNDACKVYDREGEPCLRGGGTIVKTELSGRKVFYCPDCQHDA